In Seriola aureovittata isolate HTS-2021-v1 ecotype China chromosome 24, ASM2101889v1, whole genome shotgun sequence, the following proteins share a genomic window:
- the LOC130165110 gene encoding uncharacterized protein LOC130165110 isoform X1, protein MWTAGCTDEVCEGSTNPDRSFVIGWPTSNCVATFSSTEQKERWLSTLRSRIKEEKEKEEPKTIPLRVYGKGINTFAVTKTLPVSNSDSTNEVIRLALRQFGIIREDLRPRDADRKRPVERVENTVRTGAAGRDPHRRRPDVRDRPPRPASEDVRHSPGRDDAWVFNFLNMLVRIEQCYYRTGAEAAIEFVYLFLFGLLRVFNSCNEVKK, encoded by the exons atgtggaCGGCAGGCTGCACGGACGAGGTGTGTGAGGGAAGCACCAACCCCGACAGGAGCTTTGTCATTGGCTGGCCCACCTCCAACTGTGTTGCAACGTttag ctccacagaacagaaagagagatggcTCTCCACCCTCAGAAG tcggataaaagaagagaaagagaaggaggagccTAAGACCATCCCTCTGAGAGTGTATGGGAAGGGAATCAACACTTTTGCTGTT ACCAAGACGCTTCCTGTCAGCAACTCAGACTCGACCAATGAGGTGATCCGACTGGCTCTGCGGCAGTTCGGCATCATA agagaggacttgAGGCCTCGTGACGCCGATAGGAAACGTCCAGTGGAGCGTGTGGAGAACACGGTGAGGACGGGAGCCGCAGGGAGAGATCCGCATAGACGGCGTCCTGACGTCAGAGATCGGCCTCCACGACCTGCGTCAGAGGATGTCCGTCATTCCCCAGGTAGAGATGACGCGTGggtatttaattttttgaacATGCTTGTTAGAATTGAGCAATGTTATTATCGAACAGGGGCTGAAGCTGCGATtgagtttgtgtatttatttctgtttggaCTCCTGCGTGTTTTTAACAGCTGCAATGAAGTGAAGAAATAA
- the LOC130165110 gene encoding rho GTPase-activating protein 20-like isoform X2, protein MWTAGCTDEVCEGSTNPDRSFVIGWPTSNCVATFSSTEQKERWLSTLRSRIKEEKEKEEPKTIPLRVYGKGINTFAVTKTLPVSNSDSTNEVIRLALRQFGIIREDLRPRDADRKRPVERVENTVRTGAAGRDPHRRRPDVRDRPPRPASEDVRHSPGVLVRWWC, encoded by the exons atgtggaCGGCAGGCTGCACGGACGAGGTGTGTGAGGGAAGCACCAACCCCGACAGGAGCTTTGTCATTGGCTGGCCCACCTCCAACTGTGTTGCAACGTttag ctccacagaacagaaagagagatggcTCTCCACCCTCAGAAG tcggataaaagaagagaaagagaaggaggagccTAAGACCATCCCTCTGAGAGTGTATGGGAAGGGAATCAACACTTTTGCTGTT ACCAAGACGCTTCCTGTCAGCAACTCAGACTCGACCAATGAGGTGATCCGACTGGCTCTGCGGCAGTTCGGCATCATA agagaggacttgAGGCCTCGTGACGCCGATAGGAAACGTCCAGTGGAGCGTGTGGAGAACACGGTGAGGACGGGAGCCGCAGGGAGAGATCCGCATAGACGGCGTCCTGACGTCAGAGATCGGCCTCCACGACCTGCGTCAGAGGATGTCCGTCATTCCCCAG GAGTCCTTGTAAGATGGTGGTGCTGA